One genomic window of Sphingobacterium oryzagri includes the following:
- a CDS encoding ABC transporter permease, translating to MVRNYIKIAWRSLLKNRQYSLLHIIGLSISLAATVLILLWVWDEWSYDTMHQKAADIYTMTVTVDPEHKEVWHVSPSAIASFAKGQITDIEKFARTYDAGSQLITYEGKNFQEDVEHVDPDFFEIFDFPFVYGNRQQPFANLHSVILSESLAQKYFGDDNPLGKVLTVDKIRKLTVSAVIKDMPHNSSLQYQMILPFNLLRTYKFPDLDNNWDEFDYETVVLLKPTANVASVSKELTKIHKANNLTAIEDLRNFSYGLFPLLDIHLSSEGSRGKQQVWIFTLVAAVILMIASINYVNLVTARATRRNKEVGVRKIVGASSTHLFWQFLSESCLIFFIAAFIALSMIFALLPFYNDISGKQLTLSLVDHRIWMLLGSTLFVLLLLAGVYPALKLSKFHAARVLKDGTTSTQNKSSLRQSLVVIQFCCSVVLIMSTIVIAQQLAFIRKKDLGYDKENVFTFPRKNLKNIATVKTSLLNSASIQGVSLAAEKGLDNAEGLTTVIDWKGKPRSMINYIIYQLAVEHDFTDVLHIPFVAGHGFTGTPADSNSFILNETAAKQMSAKVGLQLSYEGKQGTVIGITQDFHFQDMKKAIGPLILSVNQDVAGDYFYVRTTANGTEEALKHVKQLWDQYNSDYEFSYWFLEETFDRLYREDIRVGVLFNIFAGIAILLSCLGLFGLVTFTAETKVKEIGIRKTLGASIGNIMLMLTRDFIQLVALGLIIAAPLGYWIMNTWLANYAYRITIQWWVLPLASLTALLIALATVCGKSLRAARANPVDSLRDE from the coding sequence ATGGTAAGGAACTATATAAAAATTGCTTGGCGAAGTCTTCTAAAGAATCGACAATATTCGCTTCTTCATATTATTGGCTTATCAATCAGTCTGGCAGCTACTGTACTTATCTTGCTATGGGTTTGGGATGAGTGGAGTTATGATACGATGCATCAGAAAGCAGCGGATATCTATACGATGACCGTGACCGTAGACCCGGAACACAAGGAAGTCTGGCATGTGTCGCCATCGGCAATCGCGAGTTTTGCAAAAGGACAAATTACAGACATCGAAAAATTTGCAAGAACCTATGATGCCGGTTCACAATTGATTACATATGAAGGCAAAAACTTTCAAGAAGATGTCGAGCATGTAGACCCTGACTTCTTCGAAATATTCGATTTCCCGTTTGTTTATGGTAACCGCCAGCAGCCGTTTGCTAACCTACATTCTGTTATTCTCAGTGAAAGCCTTGCTCAAAAATATTTTGGAGATGACAACCCGTTAGGAAAAGTGTTGACCGTTGACAAAATAAGAAAACTTACCGTATCCGCAGTGATCAAGGATATGCCGCACAATTCGAGCTTACAGTATCAGATGATTCTCCCTTTCAATTTATTACGTACCTACAAATTTCCAGACTTAGACAACAATTGGGACGAATTCGATTACGAAACCGTTGTATTGCTTAAACCAACGGCTAACGTAGCATCAGTCAGCAAAGAACTAACCAAAATTCACAAAGCAAACAACTTAACGGCCATAGAAGACTTACGGAATTTTAGCTACGGCCTGTTTCCGTTACTCGATATCCACCTCAGCAGCGAAGGCAGTCGTGGCAAACAGCAGGTATGGATATTTACCCTTGTGGCTGCGGTTATACTGATGATTGCTTCGATTAACTATGTTAACTTGGTAACTGCTCGTGCCACTCGACGAAACAAAGAGGTTGGTGTACGTAAAATTGTGGGGGCTTCGTCAACACATTTATTTTGGCAATTTTTATCCGAGTCTTGTCTTATATTTTTTATCGCCGCATTTATCGCCTTAAGTATGATTTTCGCGCTGCTGCCATTCTATAATGATATTTCCGGCAAACAACTAACCCTGTCGTTAGTTGATCATCGGATATGGATGCTACTCGGCAGCACGTTATTCGTCTTGCTCTTACTAGCCGGTGTATATCCGGCGCTCAAGCTATCCAAATTTCATGCGGCACGCGTTTTAAAAGATGGCACAACCTCGACACAAAACAAGAGCAGCCTTCGGCAATCGCTAGTCGTTATACAATTTTGCTGTTCGGTTGTGTTAATTATGTCGACAATTGTGATCGCACAGCAACTGGCTTTTATACGTAAGAAAGACTTGGGCTACGACAAGGAAAATGTATTTACATTCCCGCGCAAAAATCTAAAAAACATAGCAACTGTAAAGACGTCACTATTAAATTCAGCAAGCATACAGGGAGTTTCCCTCGCTGCCGAAAAAGGATTAGATAATGCGGAAGGCCTTACCACAGTGATTGATTGGAAAGGAAAACCGCGAAGTATGATCAATTACATCATTTATCAATTGGCGGTAGAACATGACTTTACAGATGTTTTACACATACCTTTTGTAGCGGGGCACGGCTTTACAGGTACGCCAGCAGATAGCAACAGCTTTATTCTCAATGAAACCGCGGCAAAGCAAATGTCTGCAAAAGTCGGTCTGCAACTTAGTTATGAAGGAAAACAAGGTACCGTAATCGGCATTACGCAAGATTTTCACTTTCAGGATATGAAGAAGGCTATTGGCCCGCTCATTCTTTCCGTTAACCAAGATGTGGCAGGCGATTATTTCTACGTCCGCACAACAGCCAATGGCACCGAAGAGGCACTGAAGCATGTCAAGCAGTTGTGGGATCAGTATAACAGCGATTATGAATTTTCTTATTGGTTTCTAGAAGAGACGTTTGATCGTCTCTATCGCGAAGACATACGTGTCGGTGTCTTGTTCAACATATTTGCGGGTATAGCTATCCTGCTCTCTTGTTTGGGACTTTTCGGCTTGGTTACCTTCACGGCTGAAACAAAAGTCAAGGAGATTGGCATTCGAAAAACGTTGGGTGCCAGCATAGGCAATATTATGCTGATGTTAACCCGAGATTTTATACAACTTGTCGCTTTGGGATTAATTATCGCCGCTCCGTTGGGTTATTGGATCATGAACACTTGGTTAGCCAATTATGCTTACCGGATAACAATACAGTGGTGGGTATTGCCACTCGCTAGTCTTACGGCACTACTTATCGCGCTGGCTACTGTTTGTGGAAAATCTCTCCGAGCGGCACGGGCAAATCCGGTAGATAGCTTACGGGATGAGTGA
- a CDS encoding ABC transporter permease, with protein sequence MLRNYIKIAWRNLLKNKGYSSINILGLAIGLACCLLIVLYIQDELSFDHYHEKKDRIYRVVHDWKEKNGMETHQVWGNAPVGAALKADFPEIEKVVQFSGQISILLKQGDKAFQEEHVFCMDSTAFDVFSWKFIAGNPQKALTAPYSIVLTKTTAEKYFGDTNPIGQTLEGGDTGGRAAPGTYTVTAVIEDIPPNSHFSFDALLSMSSFRQSWSDVFDQWGYVDFYTYVLLPENYAIRKLEKQVPDFVKRHQASQDGKYSFHFESLLDIYLGSKAGRQPGPLGSMQNIYIFAIIGFFILCIACVNFMNLATSRSMERAKEVGVRKVVGASRKNLIVQFMSESLLLVLFASMLAVALVICLLPFMEMFAGKRFNFTSLFNTKTVSLFLGIVFMTSLVAASYPAFVLASFKPVKVFKGSSNSTSGSTWLRKGLVVFQFGLSIALIAGTFIVFSQLRHIQQRDLGFEKTQMLVIDFNYDNQVLQNLEAIKQTFAQQQDVLSVSASRSIPGSYFPDAGTQIELPDGEMKMLIQSLFEVDVDFLSNFDIHMAAGRAYSRDFPADTINSLIVNEAAAKLWGYSDPKKIIGKRFAQWGREGQVIGVVKDFNYLSLHQKIEPLTLRLEPRSSKFITLKIRNAGNPETLTKLADIWSRVAPHRPFLYSFLDDSFNRQYEADYRFRGLFSAFSGLALFIACLGLLGLATYTAQLRTKEIGVRKVLGASTFSIVKLLSIDFLQLVVVAVFIAVPIAWWAMNQWLNDFAYHITIQWWIFAIAGGLSIFIALFTVSGQAVRASLANPVDSLRDE encoded by the coding sequence ATGCTAAGAAACTACATAAAAATCGCTTGGCGGAATCTTTTGAAAAACAAGGGATATTCGTCAATTAACATCCTGGGCTTGGCTATTGGGCTAGCTTGTTGTTTACTGATTGTTTTATACATACAAGATGAGCTATCATTTGATCATTATCATGAAAAAAAGGATCGTATCTATCGTGTAGTCCATGATTGGAAAGAAAAGAATGGTATGGAGACGCATCAGGTATGGGGAAATGCACCGGTGGGTGCCGCACTGAAAGCAGATTTCCCGGAGATAGAAAAAGTAGTACAATTTTCCGGTCAAATTTCCATTCTACTGAAGCAGGGCGACAAAGCATTTCAAGAAGAACACGTTTTCTGTATGGACTCCACCGCTTTTGACGTATTTAGCTGGAAATTTATTGCAGGTAATCCACAGAAAGCTTTAACAGCGCCTTATTCGATTGTGTTGACAAAAACCACCGCAGAAAAATATTTTGGAGACACCAATCCTATCGGGCAGACCTTAGAAGGTGGCGATACAGGCGGACGGGCAGCACCCGGAACTTACACGGTTACGGCCGTCATCGAAGATATTCCGCCTAACTCCCACTTCTCATTCGATGCCTTGCTTTCCATGAGTTCTTTTCGTCAATCATGGTCTGACGTTTTTGATCAATGGGGGTATGTAGATTTCTACACGTACGTGCTCTTACCAGAAAACTATGCTATCCGCAAGCTTGAAAAACAGGTCCCTGATTTTGTAAAAAGACATCAAGCCTCGCAGGACGGTAAGTATAGCTTCCATTTTGAATCACTGCTTGATATCTATCTCGGATCGAAAGCTGGCAGGCAACCCGGACCGCTCGGAAGTATGCAAAACATCTACATTTTTGCTATTATCGGATTTTTTATCCTGTGTATCGCCTGCGTCAATTTTATGAACCTAGCTACTTCCAGATCCATGGAGCGAGCAAAGGAAGTGGGTGTTCGAAAAGTCGTAGGTGCGAGTAGAAAAAATCTAATCGTGCAATTTATGAGCGAATCCCTACTGTTGGTTCTCTTTGCCAGCATGTTGGCCGTTGCGCTCGTGATTTGTCTATTACCTTTCATGGAGATGTTTGCTGGCAAACGCTTTAACTTTACCAGTTTATTCAATACCAAAACCGTTAGCCTCTTTTTGGGCATCGTATTCATGACCTCGCTGGTTGCAGCAAGCTATCCGGCATTTGTATTGGCTAGCTTCAAGCCTGTTAAAGTGTTCAAGGGATCTTCTAATTCCACGAGCGGAAGCACTTGGTTGAGAAAAGGATTGGTTGTCTTTCAATTTGGTCTTTCTATTGCCTTGATTGCTGGTACTTTTATTGTTTTTTCACAATTAAGACATATACAACAGCGCGACCTCGGCTTTGAGAAAACGCAAATGCTTGTCATCGACTTTAATTATGATAACCAGGTTCTGCAGAATTTGGAAGCTATCAAGCAAACCTTCGCGCAGCAGCAAGATGTATTATCCGTGTCTGCCTCCCGAAGCATTCCTGGTTCTTATTTTCCCGATGCCGGCACGCAAATCGAATTACCCGACGGTGAAATGAAAATGCTTATTCAATCGTTATTTGAGGTTGATGTCGACTTTCTCTCGAATTTCGATATTCATATGGCGGCCGGGCGTGCTTACTCCAGAGATTTTCCAGCAGACACGATCAATTCTTTGATCGTTAACGAAGCTGCGGCCAAGCTCTGGGGTTATTCCGATCCAAAAAAAATTATTGGTAAACGTTTTGCCCAATGGGGTCGCGAAGGCCAGGTTATTGGCGTCGTCAAAGACTTCAATTACCTTTCACTCCATCAGAAAATAGAACCGCTTACCCTACGTTTAGAGCCGCGAAGTAGTAAGTTTATCACACTCAAGATTCGTAATGCCGGAAATCCGGAAACACTAACCAAACTCGCGGATATTTGGTCACGTGTTGCACCGCATCGCCCTTTTCTGTACAGCTTTCTAGACGACAGCTTCAATCGTCAGTATGAGGCCGACTACCGGTTCCGCGGATTGTTCTCCGCTTTTTCTGGCTTAGCGCTATTTATTGCTTGCTTAGGATTACTTGGGTTAGCGACTTACACCGCGCAGCTACGGACAAAAGAAATAGGTGTGCGTAAGGTTTTAGGCGCTTCAACTTTCAGCATTGTAAAACTACTTTCTATTGACTTCCTCCAGTTAGTCGTCGTTGCGGTATTTATCGCCGTCCCGATCGCTTGGTGGGCAATGAACCAATGGCTAAACGATTTTGCCTACCATATTACTATTCAATGGTGGATTTTTGCTATAGCTGGTGGGCTTTCCATATTTATAGCGCTATTCACTGTAAGCGGTCAGGCTGTACGTGCGTCGCTGGCTAATCCCGTGGATAGTTTAAGAGATGAGTAG
- a CDS encoding ABC transporter permease encodes MVRNYFKIAWRNLVTNKTFSVINIAGLAISLASFILIALYVTDELSYDLHHKKSDRIYRVNSDLTIGGTDLHLATSSDPMGATLKAEYPEVEEFVRFYNSSGGRLLKRGDQFIHEAKIAFADSTLFDVFTIPLVAGETTNGLNKPNTVVISESAAKRYFGTIDAVGKSIETNNPKESPYQITAVFEDMPRTSHFQFDFIFSMHQVDYPWNSFLSHNFHTYVLLADGADVDSFDRKFAQVIHKHILPQARELMDINSMEDFQRSGNKIHYALMPLKDIHLHSDRHPELGVNGDVQYVRIFSCIAIFVLLLACVNFMNLSTARSAARAKEVGVRKVLGSKKKWLITQFLTESMLMVCVAFVVSIGLSALLLHYFNSIAGKELAFADLFSPTFLMMLLLFTLLTGGLAGIYPALVLSRFKPVLVLKGKIDGGFRRSKFRSSLVIFQFFTSVVLVAGTMIIYQQLHFIQHKKIGFEKDHVLIVKGTQALGAQAESFRHSISQLPEVQASSFARFLPVANSDRNDNAFSKDPVMNESNSFNAQRWDIDYDYIRTLGMEVSQGRNFSRQYGSDSTGMLINESAAKVLGYANPIGQKIYMPYGNGESMAYTVVGVVKNFHFESLRQHVGPLVMRLGNNRTAAAFRVSSDNLQQFIHKVEQEWKARSPALPFSYHFMDESFNAMYKVEQQVGKLAISFSILAIFIACLGLFGLTTFMVEQRVKEIGIRKVLGASISGILVMISKDFVRLVFIAVVIGTPLTWWAMSKWLENFAYRIDIQWWMFALAGFLAVIVALMTVSYQAIRAAKANPVASLRDE; translated from the coding sequence ATGGTAAGGAATTACTTTAAAATAGCCTGGCGGAATCTGGTAACAAATAAGACTTTTTCCGTGATTAACATTGCTGGCTTAGCGATTAGTTTAGCTTCATTTATATTGATTGCATTGTATGTGACTGATGAGTTGAGCTATGACTTACATCATAAAAAATCCGATAGAATATATCGAGTCAATAGTGATTTAACAATAGGTGGAACCGACCTTCATTTGGCCACATCAAGTGATCCTATGGGAGCAACACTAAAAGCGGAATATCCGGAGGTAGAAGAATTTGTGCGGTTTTACAATTCGAGCGGAGGCCGACTACTTAAAAGAGGTGATCAATTTATCCATGAAGCTAAAATAGCCTTTGCCGATTCGACCTTGTTTGATGTTTTCACGATCCCGTTGGTTGCAGGCGAAACGACAAATGGACTAAACAAACCAAACACCGTAGTGATCAGTGAGTCTGCCGCGAAACGTTACTTTGGAACGATAGATGCCGTCGGCAAATCTATTGAAACGAATAATCCGAAAGAATCGCCTTATCAAATCACGGCCGTTTTCGAGGATATGCCCCGCACCTCTCATTTCCAGTTCGATTTTATTTTCTCGATGCACCAGGTTGATTATCCATGGAATAGTTTTCTAAGCCATAATTTTCACACCTACGTACTGCTTGCAGATGGTGCAGACGTGGATAGTTTCGATCGTAAATTTGCACAGGTGATCCACAAGCACATCTTGCCACAAGCCCGTGAATTGATGGATATTAACTCGATGGAAGATTTCCAACGTTCGGGGAATAAAATTCATTACGCTTTAATGCCACTAAAAGACATTCACCTACATTCGGATCGCCATCCAGAACTAGGTGTTAATGGTGATGTACAATATGTCCGGATATTTTCATGCATTGCTATTTTTGTCTTACTGTTAGCTTGTGTAAACTTTATGAACCTATCAACGGCACGATCTGCGGCGCGCGCCAAGGAGGTAGGCGTACGGAAAGTATTAGGGTCCAAGAAAAAATGGTTGATTACCCAATTTCTCACCGAGTCTATGTTGATGGTTTGCGTAGCTTTTGTGGTGTCCATTGGTTTATCGGCTCTGCTTCTGCATTATTTCAATTCAATTGCAGGCAAAGAGTTGGCATTTGCTGATTTATTTAGTCCAACGTTCCTAATGATGCTGTTGTTATTTACGCTTCTAACCGGAGGTTTGGCAGGAATATACCCGGCATTGGTGCTATCTCGGTTTAAGCCAGTGTTGGTATTAAAAGGTAAAATAGACGGCGGCTTTCGACGTAGCAAATTTCGCAGCAGCTTAGTGATTTTTCAATTTTTCACATCGGTGGTGTTGGTCGCTGGCACCATGATTATCTACCAACAACTTCATTTCATTCAGCATAAAAAAATAGGATTCGAGAAAGATCATGTGCTCATCGTGAAAGGCACACAGGCATTGGGCGCACAAGCAGAATCTTTTAGGCATAGCATATCGCAATTACCAGAAGTACAAGCTTCCAGTTTTGCGAGGTTTTTACCGGTCGCCAATTCAGACAGAAATGATAATGCATTTTCAAAAGATCCGGTGATGAATGAATCGAATTCGTTCAACGCTCAGCGATGGGATATCGATTACGATTACATACGCACCTTAGGGATGGAAGTTTCACAAGGAAGAAATTTTTCTCGACAATACGGGAGCGATTCGACCGGTATGCTGATCAACGAATCCGCTGCCAAAGTACTGGGATATGCGAATCCGATAGGTCAAAAAATTTATATGCCCTATGGGAATGGGGAAAGTATGGCGTATACCGTGGTTGGAGTTGTTAAAAACTTTCATTTTGAATCTTTGCGGCAACATGTAGGTCCCTTGGTGATGCGCTTGGGAAATAACAGGACAGCTGCGGCATTTCGGGTTTCGTCAGACAACTTACAGCAGTTCATTCATAAGGTCGAGCAGGAATGGAAAGCACGTTCGCCAGCTTTACCATTCAGTTACCATTTTATGGACGAATCATTTAATGCGATGTATAAAGTCGAGCAACAAGTAGGAAAACTAGCTATATCTTTTTCGATTTTGGCCATTTTTATTGCCTGTCTTGGTTTGTTCGGGCTTACCACATTTATGGTCGAACAACGTGTCAAAGAGATCGGTATTCGCAAGGTGCTGGGCGCCTCCATTTCCGGTATCCTTGTCATGATTTCGAAGGATTTCGTGCGATTAGTATTCATTGCCGTTGTCATCGGTACACCTCTGACTTGGTGGGCGATGAGCAAGTGGTTGGAAAATTTTGCTTATCGCATTGATATCCAATGGTGGATGTTCGCACTCGCCGGATTTTTGGCAGTTATCGTTGCTTTAATGACCGTAAGTTATCAAGCCATCCGGGCAGCAAAAGCCAATCCGGTAGCAAGCCTGCGGGATGAGTGA
- a CDS encoding ABC transporter permease: MIRNYIKIAWRTILKNRFFSLLNVVGLAISLAAAILLFSYARQEWSYNKQFDKGSNIYRVYLKANAEYNFEKWTNLPNAVGPFMLSDIPEVKAFARLVKLDFTGVASIQANEDTFVEKKIILTDSAFFDLFDVEFLEGSRNSSFSKPGSVVIAASEKRKIFGDSPALNQTMIINQRDTVNISGVIQDFPTNSSFDATIMLNIMDSWMGKDVYWSNASYQTYCLLDEKAVSTDVEEKATALIDKYIPKENQYYTHFFLQPLSKVHLHSADLKDNILNTSGDIASVRMVMLLATLIIVIACINYMNLATARSQRHAKEVGINKVLGAHPSQIKTRFYLETGMITLFAICVGLLLAMGTVPVFNKLVGANIAVEPLFSPANLSLCCALWLITTLLGGSYPAALMANIPSLSLMKKMTSSKRGVPIVRQALVLFQFTCSTILIIGVIIITLQMKHVASKDLGYQPTNVMIVPIRSISSIDKYNSIKQAVESLAGTVSSATLQSFPGYGESGKTIYKPGAINEGLPTATASSNGPVISTLGLHLLAGTDLPQQLHPNDTTCYVLINEVVSSYLGYADPNDAVGKSVGTEMSARSIISGVVRNFNFDSLKGTIGGYVYARMNQPSEGYRYLLLRYDSNKKENYVQQVKQIFEAQVPQAAFDYQFLDDHIKNYYTTERRTNNIVSTASILTIFVACLGLFGLAAFTAEQRRKEIGVRKVLGASIYKIVRLLSTNFLVLIIVSLIIASPIAWWIFSVWLQNFNDKIAIPWWSFLIAGLFSTGIAILTIGFQALKAARANPVDSLRNE; this comes from the coding sequence ATGATAAGGAATTATATAAAAATAGCGTGGAGAACTATCCTGAAAAACAGATTCTTTAGTCTTTTAAACGTCGTTGGTTTAGCCATAAGCTTGGCGGCAGCGATTCTGTTATTTTCCTACGCTCGACAAGAATGGAGCTATAACAAACAATTTGACAAAGGATCAAATATTTACAGGGTTTATCTGAAAGCCAATGCAGAGTATAACTTCGAGAAGTGGACAAACCTGCCGAATGCCGTTGGACCTTTCATGCTATCTGACATTCCAGAAGTAAAAGCTTTTGCTCGCTTGGTGAAGCTAGACTTTACCGGTGTGGCTTCTATCCAAGCGAATGAAGATACTTTTGTCGAAAAAAAAATCATCCTCACCGATTCCGCTTTCTTTGATCTATTCGATGTAGAATTTCTGGAAGGTAGTCGAAATAGCAGCTTTTCAAAACCGGGAAGCGTAGTTATCGCCGCAAGCGAAAAGAGAAAGATCTTTGGCGACAGTCCTGCACTTAATCAAACCATGATCATTAACCAACGTGATACCGTCAATATTTCCGGTGTCATTCAAGATTTTCCTACAAACAGTTCATTCGACGCAACAATTATGCTAAATATCATGGACTCTTGGATGGGAAAGGATGTGTATTGGTCAAACGCTAGTTATCAAACCTACTGCTTACTCGATGAAAAAGCCGTTTCAACAGATGTGGAAGAGAAAGCTACCGCACTAATAGACAAATATATCCCTAAAGAAAATCAATACTACACGCACTTCTTTTTACAGCCTCTTTCCAAAGTCCATCTCCATTCTGCAGATCTTAAAGACAATATATTAAACACATCAGGAGATATTGCTAGCGTACGAATGGTTATGCTTTTAGCTACACTTATTATCGTTATTGCGTGCATAAACTACATGAATCTTGCTACGGCTCGTTCGCAACGCCATGCAAAAGAAGTAGGCATAAACAAGGTGTTGGGCGCTCATCCTTCACAGATCAAAACGCGCTTTTATCTGGAAACCGGGATGATAACTCTTTTTGCCATCTGCGTGGGTTTGCTTTTAGCGATGGGCACTGTACCCGTTTTCAACAAATTGGTGGGCGCTAACATAGCAGTGGAGCCGCTTTTTAGTCCGGCAAACCTAAGTTTGTGCTGCGCGCTTTGGCTGATCACCACATTACTGGGCGGGAGCTATCCCGCCGCCTTGATGGCAAATATTCCATCTTTGTCATTGATGAAAAAGATGACATCATCCAAACGAGGTGTGCCAATCGTTCGGCAGGCGCTTGTTCTTTTCCAATTCACCTGTTCTACGATTCTGATTATTGGCGTCATCATCATCACATTACAAATGAAACACGTTGCCAGCAAAGATTTGGGTTACCAGCCGACCAACGTCATGATTGTGCCTATACGCTCCATTTCATCCATAGATAAATACAATAGTATCAAGCAAGCGGTGGAAAGTCTAGCGGGCACCGTAAGCAGTGCAACGTTACAATCTTTTCCGGGCTATGGTGAAAGTGGAAAAACAATTTATAAACCTGGCGCGATCAATGAAGGATTGCCCACCGCCACCGCTAGCAGCAATGGACCAGTCATTTCGACCTTGGGCTTACATTTACTTGCCGGAACCGATCTACCACAGCAATTGCATCCTAACGATACCACTTGTTATGTGCTGATCAATGAAGTTGTTTCCTCCTACTTAGGATATGCTGATCCTAACGATGCCGTTGGAAAAAGCGTTGGCACAGAAATGAGCGCACGCTCCATCATTAGTGGCGTCGTACGCAACTTCAATTTCGACAGCCTGAAAGGTACTATCGGCGGTTATGTTTACGCCCGCATGAACCAGCCCTCTGAGGGTTATCGGTATTTATTACTCCGGTACGACAGCAATAAAAAAGAGAATTATGTTCAACAGGTGAAGCAAATATTTGAGGCACAAGTACCGCAGGCGGCTTTTGATTATCAATTTCTGGACGATCATATCAAAAACTATTACACTACAGAACGCAGAACAAACAATATAGTATCAACGGCTTCCATCCTGACGATATTCGTTGCTTGTCTGGGGTTATTTGGTTTGGCGGCATTTACCGCAGAACAACGTAGAAAAGAAATCGGTGTGCGCAAGGTTCTTGGTGCTAGTATTTACAAAATTGTAAGATTGCTCTCCACCAATTTTCTCGTATTGATTATTGTGTCCTTAATCATTGCCAGTCCCATTGCCTGGTGGATATTCTCCGTCTGGTTACAAAACTTCAATGACAAAATCGCTATTCCGTGGTGGTCGTTTTTGATCGCCGGATTATTTTCGACAGGTATTGCGATACTCACAATCGGCTTTCAAGCATTAAAAGCAGCACGTGCAAATCCGGTCGATAGTTTACGGAATGAGTAG